In Notolabrus celidotus isolate fNotCel1 chromosome 22, fNotCel1.pri, whole genome shotgun sequence, one genomic interval encodes:
- the jdp2a gene encoding jun dimerization protein 2 isoform X2, producing MQRFPLFKIYSRPSADHKKGHFWHLGSKSAVVTTKSDTMPGQIPDPSVTAGSLPSLGPLAGISATTLTDKLKFSDFQEFGTMLSPLHFLDSLGKRPLVIKTERDEEDDRRKRRREKNKVAAARCRNKKKERTDYLQKESERLEMLNSDLKAQIEELKLERQQLILMLNRHRPTCIVRTDSVKTPESEVNPLLQQLEEK from the exons ATGCAACGAtttccactttttaaaatctactCTCGACCCTCGGCTGACCACAAGAAAGGACATTTTTGGCACCTGGGATCAAAGTCAG CTGTGGTCACGACCAAGTCTGACACGATGCCAGGACAAATCCCAGATCCCTCGGTGACGGCAGGCTCCCTGCCCAGCCTGGGCCCGCTGGCTGGGATCTCTGCCACCACGCTGACTGACAAGCTCAAATTCAGTGACTTCCAGGAGTTTGGTACGATGCTGTCACCTCTGCACTTCCTGGACAGTCTGGGGAAAAGGCCCCTAGTGATCAAAACAGAG agagatgaagaggatgacAGGAGGAAACGAAGgcgagagaaaaacaaagtggcTGCAGCTCGGTGtcgaaacaaaaagaaagaacgaaCAGATTATTTACAAAAG GAATCAGAGCGACTAGAGATGTTAAACTCTGACCTTAAAGCCCAGATTGAGGAGCTGAAGCTTGAACGACAGCAACTCATCCTCATGCTAAACCGCCATCGCCCTACATGTATTGTCCGGACTGATAGCGTCAAAACCCCGGAGAGCGAGGTGAACCCcttgctgcagcagctggaggaaaAGTGA
- the jdp2a gene encoding jun dimerization protein 2 isoform X1, with translation MHAATLCVDDLRSVNTCILKKSYSFSSVELSRVKLHIFQHNLQGSTVVTTKSDTMPGQIPDPSVTAGSLPSLGPLAGISATTLTDKLKFSDFQEFGTMLSPLHFLDSLGKRPLVIKTERDEEDDRRKRRREKNKVAAARCRNKKKERTDYLQKESERLEMLNSDLKAQIEELKLERQQLILMLNRHRPTCIVRTDSVKTPESEVNPLLQQLEEK, from the exons ATGCATGCTGCAACACTATGTGTGGATGACTTAAGATCAGTAAACACATGCATCCTGAAAAAATCATACTCCTTTAGTAGTGTGGAGCTTTCTCGGGTGAAACTGCACATATTTCAACACAACTTGCAGGGTTCAA CTGTGGTCACGACCAAGTCTGACACGATGCCAGGACAAATCCCAGATCCCTCGGTGACGGCAGGCTCCCTGCCCAGCCTGGGCCCGCTGGCTGGGATCTCTGCCACCACGCTGACTGACAAGCTCAAATTCAGTGACTTCCAGGAGTTTGGTACGATGCTGTCACCTCTGCACTTCCTGGACAGTCTGGGGAAAAGGCCCCTAGTGATCAAAACAGAG agagatgaagaggatgacAGGAGGAAACGAAGgcgagagaaaaacaaagtggcTGCAGCTCGGTGtcgaaacaaaaagaaagaacgaaCAGATTATTTACAAAAG GAATCAGAGCGACTAGAGATGTTAAACTCTGACCTTAAAGCCCAGATTGAGGAGCTGAAGCTTGAACGACAGCAACTCATCCTCATGCTAAACCGCCATCGCCCTACATGTATTGTCCGGACTGATAGCGTCAAAACCCCGGAGAGCGAGGTGAACCCcttgctgcagcagctggaggaaaAGTGA